Proteins co-encoded in one Acidimicrobiia bacterium genomic window:
- a CDS encoding sugar transferase has protein sequence MTATLVPDDEENNAVLTRPQSAGAALRDPETNGHADPSTRRLDLAREQNRDSVRLRARLIGLDTIGIAAVWATAVAWSAARHPTAWGTSARDAAFVAIMTFCTLMALAAERLYRARVCAVRTVELTRLVRVAIISGAIAVVVAKALGLYISTRWVVATPIAMFIVLAVLREAYTLWLRACRTKGRFSRDVIVVGTNDEANELCRLFQIQPELGYRVRGVVGDRQEWEVWESDIPWIADTTAAVSAARELRAGALVAITAVSLSELNQTLRGLLAAGVHVQTSTGIMNIGHRRLRALPMSHQALYYIEASMHPRWQEVAKRTIDLVVASFALALSAPVLLVAAIAIKIEDGGRVLFRQERVGLRAGSFEVLKLRTMSVDAASQMDAIWTRNERRDGPLFKITADPRVTRVGRFLRATSIDEILQLVNVIRGEMSLVGPRPALPHEVAAFDQDHLARLDMRPGITG, from the coding sequence GTGACCGCGACACTGGTACCCGATGACGAAGAGAACAACGCGGTGCTGACGCGACCGCAATCCGCGGGCGCGGCCCTCCGGGATCCAGAGACCAACGGGCACGCAGACCCGAGCACACGTCGCCTCGACCTGGCGCGGGAACAAAACCGCGACTCGGTCCGCCTCCGGGCCCGACTGATCGGACTCGACACCATCGGCATCGCCGCGGTCTGGGCCACCGCGGTGGCCTGGTCGGCAGCTCGGCATCCGACCGCGTGGGGGACGAGCGCGAGGGACGCGGCGTTCGTCGCCATCATGACGTTCTGCACGCTCATGGCGCTGGCGGCGGAGCGGCTCTACCGGGCCCGGGTGTGCGCCGTGCGCACCGTCGAACTGACCCGCCTCGTTCGCGTGGCCATCATCTCCGGCGCGATTGCCGTCGTCGTCGCGAAGGCGCTCGGTCTCTACATCTCCACGCGCTGGGTGGTCGCCACTCCCATCGCCATGTTCATCGTCCTCGCGGTCCTCAGGGAGGCCTACACCCTGTGGCTCCGCGCCTGCCGCACGAAGGGCCGATTCTCCCGCGACGTGATCGTCGTCGGCACGAACGACGAGGCGAACGAGCTGTGCCGGCTCTTCCAAATTCAACCCGAACTCGGGTACCGGGTACGCGGGGTCGTCGGAGATCGACAGGAGTGGGAGGTCTGGGAGAGCGACATCCCCTGGATCGCCGACACCACGGCTGCGGTCAGCGCCGCTCGTGAGCTCCGAGCCGGCGCGCTCGTCGCCATCACGGCGGTCTCCCTCAGCGAGCTCAACCAGACGCTCCGCGGGCTGCTCGCGGCCGGTGTCCATGTCCAGACCTCGACGGGAATCATGAACATCGGCCATCGGCGGCTCCGAGCGCTCCCGATGTCCCACCAGGCCCTCTACTACATCGAGGCCTCGATGCATCCCCGCTGGCAAGAGGTGGCCAAGCGAACCATCGACCTCGTCGTCGCCTCGTTCGCGCTCGCGCTCTCGGCACCGGTCCTGCTCGTCGCAGCCATCGCCATCAAGATTGAGGATGGCGGACGGGTCCTGTTCCGCCAGGAAAGGGTCGGATTGCGAGCCGGCTCGTTCGAAGTTCTCAAGTTGCGCACCATGTCGGTCGACGCGGCTAGTCAGATGGATGCCATCTGGACCCGGAACGAGCGTCGGGACGGGCCGCTATTCAAGATCACCGCGGATCCACGGGTCACACGAGTCGGTCGATTCCTGCGCGCGACCAGCATCGACGAGATCCTGCAACTGGTCAACGTCATCAGGGGGGAGATGAGCCTGGTCGGCCCTCGTCCGGCCCTCCCCCACGAGGTCGCCGCATTCGACCAGGACCATCTCGCACGACTGGACATGCGGCCCGGGATCACCGGGC